The region CTTGTCGGAAAATTGATAAATTCATTAATGAGATATGCCCTAGATTTAAACGATACACCACCAAAAAATTTGTTCAATGACGTTATAATTATAGTGATACTCTTTACCATAAGCTATCTGATTAGAATACCTGCCAGCAGGATAATGGCCAAAACAAGCGAAGGCGCAATTCAGAAATTGAGAAATCAGTTATATGCAAAATTAAGCTATATTGACATTGACGAGTCAGAATTCGACGGCAACATAATGGCCAGAATCAACAATGACGTTGCCAACCTCAAGGCATTTATAAGCAACACAATAATTCTTTTCCTCTCAGACGTTGCAATAATAATATTTGTCCTTTGGATGAGCAGCGATATGGATTTGAAATTATCCGGAATACTTTTTGCATTGGCTTTGATTTATCCTTTTGTGATATATCCGTTTCACAAAAAAACAAGAGACCAATATAAAATCCATCAAAATGACTTGGGCAATATAATGGGTTTCATTGGAGACTTTCTGAAAAATCGTATGATGATTGAATCATTCAACAGTGAGGAGTATTCCCGAAAAAGGTTCAGGGAATATAATATCCGGCAAAAGGACAGTTATAAAAAGTCCAGATTTTATACTGAGGCAATGTATCCGGTCAACTCATTTATAACAATTAATCTGCAGGTATTTCTATATATTTATGGAGGACTTTTAGTATATGTCGGAAGCATAGACATGGGAACATTCACAACCTTTGTCTTATACTATCAGTTAATGAAAAAACCAATAATATCAATTGGAAATACATTGAATACCGTGAGAACTTCATATGCATGTCTGGATAGAATATATGAAATTTTGGATTCACCTGAAAAGAGAAAAGAAGAGTTTCCGGAAGTTGACGGCATCAGCGAAATCGAATTTGAAAACATCACCTATGGCGAGATAAAAGATTTCAATCTGAAAATCTTGCCTGGCGAACATGTCTGCCTTACAGGAGATAAGCGAAACGATTTAATTAAGATATTTTTAGGCCTTCTTGAAGCTGAAAACGGAAGCGTCAAAGTGAATGATTTGGATTTAAGCAAATATGATATAAATTCAAACAAAAATCTTATTGGAGTTTCAACAGAGGAAAATTACGTCATCGATGGAACTGTTGAAGAAAATATTGTTTGCGGAGACGAATTCAGCCCCGAAGATGTAATGGAAGTCTGTGAATCTATTGGACTGCACAGCTTAATTGAAAAATTCCCAGACCGGTATGAGACCAAAATATCATTTGACTCACATAATATAAGCACCCGTGAAAGAAAACTGATATGTCTTGCAAGAGCGTTGATGCGTGATCCGGAACTGCTGATTGTTGATTACAATAAGGATTTGGGAATTGATTTACTTACAAAAATTATTGAGGGCAGAACGACAATTGTATTGGCTCAGGATGATGATGTGGC is a window of Methanobrevibacter millerae DNA encoding:
- a CDS encoding ABC transporter ATP-binding protein, with protein sequence MVYKYSTKELTSKLISLLKEYKYQILAAITIMIISVILSVYAPKLVGKLINSLMRYALDLNDTPPKNLFNDVIIIVILFTISYLIRIPASRIMAKTSEGAIQKLRNQLYAKLSYIDIDESEFDGNIMARINNDVANLKAFISNTIILFLSDVAIIIFVLWMSSDMDLKLSGILFALALIYPFVIYPFHKKTRDQYKIHQNDLGNIMGFIGDFLKNRMMIESFNSEEYSRKRFREYNIRQKDSYKKSRFYTEAMYPVNSFITINLQVFLYIYGGLLVYVGSIDMGTFTTFVLYYQLMKKPIISIGNTLNTVRTSYACLDRIYEILDSPEKRKEEFPEVDGISEIEFENITYGEIKDFNLKILPGEHVCLTGDKRNDLIKIFLGLLEAENGSVKVNDLDLSKYDINSNKNLIGVSTEENYVIDGTVEENIVCGDEFSPEDVMEVCESIGLHSLIEKFPDRYETKISFDSHNISTRERKLICLARALMRDPELLIVDYNKDLGIDLLTKIIEGRTTIVLAQDDDVANMLDMKALPIN